A single Plasmodium knowlesi strain H genome assembly, chromosome: 13 DNA region contains:
- a CDS encoding serine/threonine protein phosphatase 7, putative: protein MEDVKIKDTVMVYGYKATIEHIEEIQVGQSSPEKRKIYAARFSNRDGYTDGVYRKERVYTPEDGSMVVFCLRDSIRPFSETESACIRIQRVFRGYRARKEFHSFVSSLVWRKFEHLHENMTLHNHDEIYKPLIKVISEDIKNGKIQFTSKCFSSNSNQFSRISTTSYESNTYNENVPNLKGKIDKAFAMEIFHFFLTTKNYILPNNLVCKILTKTQKMLEENIKSSVIHVDMTKKSKDTKLIILGDVHGQLNDVLWLFNRFGLPSSNNIYIFNGDIADRGENATEIFLLLFVFKLSSYESVIINRGNHECSYMNEVYGFYNEVLSKYDSGIFDLFQGVFELLGLAVNIQNQIFVVHGGLSRYQDLTVQEIDELDRKKHEILHPDKYEDTVIFDLLWSDPQKKNGIGGNARGNNCITFGPDITDMFLRKNNFDILIRSHQVPKTLKGIESHHEGKCITLFSASNYCNKIKNLGAAIVFNQDLTFEVQEYMSPSLEVIRETFEENQKLREKVLNSSKILDLEKNVQRSNDKISAEGQMNDILNCLSTLICHEKNSLWSNLYMKDKDNTGKVHINIWREELEKLSGTKKVPWIYLCKKLKMIEGNQVHYNSILNRFKINYEPTQNFINTEWKSECFEHLYEALLKADLSLRETLMVFDKNLDGKVSFAEFEQVLKDLNIDLSNEQIRILVRLINSNSLCNRDRAQENDKIDVAEFIGKMRVCYRLAINKEYINNDKIRKLIETIGKHILADSADTANFHYRFYEENNERGGSERRKRSSVIKSVALFQKFKNYDHFGNGYLDYDDFVRAIKNFDMNKISKEVEFDVDDEILMELAKSIDITKSSKINFLEFLQAFYVVNKSKYSYVDEIWCHICTVIYENKVALKKCMKYLEDTMQGKITSIHFRYILMELNKILQEQKHEKKKPLTDEQIDLLSYTVETDDKIDYVDFLNSFKPVYYI from the exons atggaagatgtAAAAATCAAGGACACCGTCATGGTATATGGCTACAAGGCCACAATAGAACATATAGAAGAGATCCAAGTGGGGCAGTCTTCTcctgaaaagagaaaaatatacgcAGCTAGATTTAGCAATAGGGATGGGTACACAGATGGTGTGtacaggaaggaaagggtgtACACTCCGGAAGATGGATCCATGGTCGTTTTTTGTTTGCGTGATTCGATCAGACCTTTCAGTG AAACAGAAAGCGCATGCATAAGAATCCAGAGGGTATTCAGGGGATACAGAGCCAGGAAGGAATTCCACTCCTTCGTCTCCTCCCTCGTTTGGAGAAAATTTGAACATCTTCACGAAAACATGACCCTGCACAATCATGA CGAAATTTATAAGCCTCTCATCAAGGTAATAAGCgaagacataaaaaatgggaagatcCAGTTTACATCCAAATGCTTTTCCAGTAATTCCAACCAGTTTTCCCGGATTTCCACAACTTCTTACGAG TCCAACACGTATAACGAAAATGTACCAAATCTGAAAGGCAAAATAGACAAGGCCTTCGCCATGGAgatcttccactttttcttgACAACCAAAAAT taTATCCTCCCAAATAACCTTGTCTGTAAGATCCTGACGAAAACGCAAAAGATGCTAGAGGAAAACATCAAGAGCTCTGTGATACATGTGGACATGACGAAGAAATCAAAGGATACCAAACTGATC ATCCTTGGAGACGTACACGGCCAACTGAACGATGTCCTTTGGCTATTTAACCGATTTGGTTTACCATCCTCCAATAATAT CTACATCTTCAACGGAGATATTGCTGATAGGGGGGAAAACGCCACGgaaatcttcctccttttgtttgTCTTCAAGTTAAGTAGTTACGAGAGTGTCATAATTAATAGGGGGAATCACGAATGCTCCTACATGAATGAAGTTTACGGTTTCTACAATGAAG tGTTATCCAAGTACGACAGTGGCATCTTCGACCTGTTTCAAGGAGTGTTCGAATTACTTGGCTTGGCCGTAAATATCCAGA ATCAAATCTTCGTGGTGCACGGTGGACTGAGTAGGTACCAGGATCTAACCGTTCAGGAGATAGACGAGCTTGACAGAAAAAAGCATGAAATTTTGCACCCCGACAAATATGAGGATACCGTCATTTTCGATTTACTGTGGTCTgacccacaaaaaaaaaacggcatTGGAGGAAACGCACGGGGAAATAACTGTATCACATTCGGCCCAGATATCACAGATAtgtttttaaggaaaaataatttcgacATTTTAATTCGATCCCATCAAGTGCCTAAAACGTTGAAGGGTATTGAGAGTCACCATGAAGGGAAATGCATTACCTTGTTTTCCGCTTCCAATTATTGCAATAAAATCAAGAATCTCGGGGCAGCCATCGTGTTCAATCAAGATCTAACCTTCGAGGTGCAGGAGTACATGTCTCCCTCCCTTGAGGTCATTCGCGAGACATTTGAGGAAAACCAGAAGCTCCGGGAGAAGGTTCTTAATTCGTCGAAGATATTGGACctggagaaaaat GTGCAAAGGAGCAACGATAAAATTTCTGCAGAAGGACAAATGAATGACATTCTAAACTGTTTGAGCACGTTAATTTGCCATGAAAAAAACTCTTTGTGGAGTAATCTCTATATGAAGGATAAGGATAACACGGGCAAGGTCCACATAAACATATGGAG GGAGGAGCTCGAAAAGCTGAGCGGGACGAAGAAGGTGCCGTGGATATATCTGTGCAAGAAGCTCAAAATGATCGAAGGCAACCAGGTGCATTACAACAGCATCCTCAACAGATTcaaaataaattatgaaCCCACTCAAAATTTCATTAACACAGAATGGAAGAGTGAGTGCTTCGAGCATTTGTATGAGGCCCTGCTCAAGGCAGACTTGAGTTTACGTGAGACCCTTATGGTGTTCGATAAGAACTTAGATGGAAAAGTTTCCTTTGCGGAATTTGAGCAGGTTCTGAAGGATCTCAATATAG ATTTGTCGAACGAACAAATCCGTATCCTGGTGCGTTTGATCAACAGCAACTCTCTGTGCAACCGGGACAGAGCGcaggaaaatgataaaatagaTGTGGCGGAGTTCATCGGGAAAATGAGAGTGTGTTATCGACTCGCAATAAACAAGGAGTACATAAATAACGATAAAATTCGAAAGCTAATTGAGACAATAGGGAAGCATATTCTGGCCGACAGTGCAGACACAGCTAACTTCCACTACAGATTTTACGAGGAAAATAATGAGAGGGGTGGATcggagaggaggaagagatcCAGCGTGATCAAGTCTGTTGCTCTCTTTCAGAAGTTTAAGAATTATGACCACTTTGGGAATG GCTACCTGGATTACGACGACTTCGTGCGGGCGATCAAAAATTTTGACATGAACAAGATCAGCAAGGAGGTGGAGTTCGACGTGGACGATGAAATTCTGATGGAG ctaGCCAAATCCATAGACATAACAAAGTCGTCCAAGATAAACTTCCTGGAATTTCTGCAGGCCTTTTACGTTGTGAACAAGAGCAAGTATTCCTACGTGGACGAG ATCTGGTGCCACATATGCACTGTGATTTACGAGAACAAAGTGGCCCTGAAGAAATGCATGAAGTACCTGGAGGACACCATGCAGGGGAAAATAACGAGCATACACTTCCGCTATATTTTGATGGAGCTGAACAAAATCCTGCAGGAGCAGAAGCATGAAAA gaaAAAGCCGCTCACGGACGAGCAGATCGACCTACTGTCCTACACCGTGGAGACAGATGACAAGATAGACTATGTCGATTTTTTAAACTCCTTCAAGCCAGTGTACTACATATGA